The following is a genomic window from Nitrosomonas communis.
AATAATGCATTGGCTGGACAATCACTGGAAAATATCATCACTGCCACTGCAGGTCAGGCAGATAAAGCAGGTATTTTCAATAATGCTGCTCAAGTCTGGAATCATATGTTTTATTGGCACAGTCTCAGCCCTGAAGGTGGTGGCGAGCCTCCTGCGAATTTGAAACAAAAAATTGAAGCCTCATTTGGTAGCGTGGACGCCTGTAAAAAGGAATTTGCCAATGCCGCCGTCACGCAATTTGGCAGTGGCTGGGCTTGGCTGGTGCAGGAAGGAGACAAACTGGCTATTCTCAAAACGAGCAATGCGGATTCGCCGCTTACCAAAAATAGCAGACCTTTGCTGACTATTGATGTTTGGGAGCATGCCTATTATCTCGATTATCAAAATCGCCGGCCTGATTATGTCAATACGATTCTCGATAAACTCATCAATTGGGAATTCGCTGCTTCAAACCTGCGTTAATTTCTCGTATTTATGGCAAATATTACCATTGCGCTTTCAAAAGGACGTATTTTCGAGGATACTGCGCCTTTTCTGAAAGCAGCCGGGATCGTCGCACAGGACGATCCCGACACCTCACGGAAACTGATCATTGCAACCAATAATCCGAAGGTGCGTCTTATCATGGTACGCGCCTCGGATGTACCGACTTATGTGCAATATGGCGCAGCTGATCTGGGTGTTGCCGGAAAAGATGTCATGCTGGAGCATGGTGGCATGGGTCTTTACCAACCGCTCGATTTACAGATTGCCCGCTGTCGCATGATGGTCGCCGTACCAGAGGATTTCGATTATGAATCAGCAGTTTTCCAAGGCGCCCGCTTACGGGTCGCCACTAAATATCTCAAAACTGCACGTGATCATTTTGCTGATAAAGGAATGCATGTCGACCTCATCAAATTATATGGCTCAATGGAGCTTGCGCCGCTGGTCGGTCTGGCAGATGCCATTGTCGATCTCGTGTCGAGCGGTAACACCTTGAAAGCCAATCAATTGAAAGCGGTAGAAGAGATCATGACCATTTCAGCACGATTGATCATTAATCAGGCAGCGCTCAAACTAAAACGTGAAGCGATTCAACCGCTGCTTGAAGCATTTAAAACAGCCATTAAAACCGTTTAAAGCAGAGGCAGGGGTGCTTATATCCTCGTTGCCTACTGCCATTATTCTTCAAAGCCCATAGTGATATGATTAAACTCAACCGATTGTCTTCCACCGATGCTACATTTGATGAAGCCCTGCACGCTTTATTGGCTTTTGAAAGCACGCAGGATGAAACCGTTAATAATACGGTCAACCACATCCTGACCGATATCAAAAAACGTGGAGATGATGCGTTACTTGATTATACTCGCCGCTTTGATCATTTAGAGCTCTCCTCAATCAGCGAGGTTGAACTGCCTAAAAGCGACTGGCAACACGCTTTACAGCGGCTTCAAACCGCCGAAAGAGAGGCACTGGAACAAGCTGCGCAGCGCATACGTCTCTATCATGAAAAACAATTATCACAATCCTGGCAATATACTGAGCCAGATGGTACCTTGCTGGGGCAGAAAATTACTGCACTCGATCGCGTAGGATTGTACGTACCCGGTGGTAAAGCTTCGTATCCCTCCTCTGTACTGATGAATGCCATTCCGGCCAAGGTAGCGGGTGTTAACGAACTGATTATGGTCGTTCCCACACCCCATGGTGAAAAAAATGACCTGGTGCTTGCTGCCGCAGCCATTGCTGCAGTCGATCGTATTTTTACCATTGGAGGTGCTCAGGCAATCGGTGCCTTGGCCTATGGCACAGGGATCATACCTAAAGTCGATAAAATCGTAGGACCTGGCAATGCTTATGTAGCAGCGGCCAAACGCTTCGTATTCGGTCTGGTGGGTATCGATATGGTCGCGGGCCCTTCAGAAATACTGGTAATTTGTGATGGCAATATTGATCCCGATTGGATCGCCATGGATTTATTTTCACAGGCCGAGCACGATGAACAGGCACAAGCCATATTGCTTTGTCCTCATCAAGATTTTCTTGATGCAGTGGCGGCAAGCATCACCCGGCAGCTTGAAGCCATGCCTCGAAAAGAGGTCATTCGCGCCTCGCTGGAAGCACGGGGAGCTTTAATCAAGGTACGCGATTTAGAGGAAGCCTGCCTCATCGCCAACCGGATTGCCCCCGAGCATCTGGAGTTATCCGTATCCAATCCAGAGCAGTGGATTGACAAATTGAAACATGCCGGTGCAATTTTTATGGGGCATCATACTTGTGAAGCACTGGGTGATTATTGTGCCGGGCCCAATCACGTGTTGCCGACTTCCGGTACCGCGCGTTTTTCTTCACCCCTGGGTGTTTACGACTTTCAGAAACGCACCAGTCTGATCCAGGTATCCCCGCAAAGCGCCTCTACACTGGGTACGATCGCGGCTACTCTGGCCAGAGGCGAGGGATTACAAGCCCATGCTATGTCTGCTGAATTTCGCTGTAAATAACTCGTTGAAACAGAGCAATACTTACATGAGCAAAGCATTTGTCAAAGAAACGGATACAGCTGACGAGTTTGATGAAGAAGTATTTCTTTCGCCACTCCCGCCTGCTAGCAAGAACTATATTACTCCAGGTGGTTATGCTCGTCTGAAAGAAGAATATTTATGGCTGCTCAATAAAGAGCGACCTGATGTGACTGCAATGGTGGCATGGGCCGCTG
Proteins encoded in this region:
- a CDS encoding superoxide dismutase, with the translated sequence MSTNLENFSKAAQSGNTYVLAPLPYADNALEPVISAHTMSFHYGKHHKAYVDNLNKLLADNNALAGQSLENIITATAGQADKAGIFNNAAQVWNHMFYWHSLSPEGGGEPPANLKQKIEASFGSVDACKKEFANAAVTQFGSGWAWLVQEGDKLAILKTSNADSPLTKNSRPLLTIDVWEHAYYLDYQNRRPDYVNTILDKLINWEFAASNLR
- the hisG gene encoding ATP phosphoribosyltransferase, producing MANITIALSKGRIFEDTAPFLKAAGIVAQDDPDTSRKLIIATNNPKVRLIMVRASDVPTYVQYGAADLGVAGKDVMLEHGGMGLYQPLDLQIARCRMMVAVPEDFDYESAVFQGARLRVATKYLKTARDHFADKGMHVDLIKLYGSMELAPLVGLADAIVDLVSSGNTLKANQLKAVEEIMTISARLIINQAALKLKREAIQPLLEAFKTAIKTV
- the hisD gene encoding histidinol dehydrogenase, yielding MIKLNRLSSTDATFDEALHALLAFESTQDETVNNTVNHILTDIKKRGDDALLDYTRRFDHLELSSISEVELPKSDWQHALQRLQTAEREALEQAAQRIRLYHEKQLSQSWQYTEPDGTLLGQKITALDRVGLYVPGGKASYPSSVLMNAIPAKVAGVNELIMVVPTPHGEKNDLVLAAAAIAAVDRIFTIGGAQAIGALAYGTGIIPKVDKIVGPGNAYVAAAKRFVFGLVGIDMVAGPSEILVICDGNIDPDWIAMDLFSQAEHDEQAQAILLCPHQDFLDAVAASITRQLEAMPRKEVIRASLEARGALIKVRDLEEACLIANRIAPEHLELSVSNPEQWIDKLKHAGAIFMGHHTCEALGDYCAGPNHVLPTSGTARFSSPLGVYDFQKRTSLIQVSPQSASTLGTIAATLARGEGLQAHAMSAEFRCK